A stretch of the Actinomyces faecalis genome encodes the following:
- a CDS encoding MerR family transcriptional regulator, which translates to MLFGDPLPELDANTGYRGPIACRAAGITYRQLDYWARTGLVEPTIRSAKGSGSQRLYSFRDILLLKIVKRLLDTGVSLQQIRTAVNALHARGVEDLTSITLMSDGASVYECTSNDEVIDLVQGGQGVFGIAVGRVWHEVEGSLAELPTDHAGDGPVIEDELAARRAAKRRAM; encoded by the coding sequence ATGCTCTTCGGTGACCCGCTTCCTGAACTGGACGCCAACACCGGCTACCGCGGACCGATCGCCTGCCGGGCCGCGGGCATCACCTACCGCCAGCTCGACTACTGGGCCCGCACGGGCCTGGTCGAGCCCACGATCCGCTCAGCCAAGGGCTCTGGCTCCCAGCGCCTGTACTCCTTCCGGGACATCCTCCTGCTCAAGATCGTCAAGCGCCTGCTGGACACCGGTGTCTCCCTCCAGCAGATCCGTACCGCTGTCAACGCCCTGCACGCCCGGGGCGTCGAGGACCTGACCTCGATCACCCTCATGAGCGACGGTGCCTCGGTCTACGAGTGCACGAGCAACGACGAGGTCATCGACCTCGTCCAGGGCGGTCAGGGCGTCTTCGGCATCGCCGTCGGCCGGGTGTGGCACGAGGTCGAGGGCTCACTGGCAGAGCTGCCTACCGACCACGCGGGTGACGGTCCCGTCATCGAGGACGAGCTCGCCGCCCGTCGTGCGGCCAAGCGCCGTGCGATGTGA